In Pelecanus crispus isolate bPelCri1 chromosome Z, bPelCri1.pri, whole genome shotgun sequence, the following are encoded in one genomic region:
- the LOC104037232 gene encoding urea transporter 2-like — protein MELGEIIVAEHPGERQLYVEQKPRVQDLLGRSRNRIHQVFGYLTGEMKEYEEWMKNKPLMVQLVDWILRGTSQVMFVNNPLSGLIILVGIFIQSPWCMLTGCTGMTASTLTALALSQDRSAIAAGLHGYNGILVGLLIAVFSDKGDYYWWLLPPVAVISMACPILSSALGSIFSKWDLPVFTLPFNIAVTLYLAATGHYNPFFPTTLIKPVASVPNITWSAINVPLLLQSIPVGVGQVYGCENPWTGGIFLVALLISSPLICLHAAIGSTVGMLAALSIASPLDSIYLGLHNYNCALACIAIGGMFYALTWQTHLLALACALFCAYSGAALANALSVLGLPLCTWPFCFSALLFLLINSDNPAIYKMPLCKVTYPEANQIYYLRMKRRASESRREEQKRKEQKPSGDSKISTGGTPLCTPKNRHAY, from the exons ATGGAGCTTGGAGAGATCATTGTGGCTGAACATCCCGGTGAGAGACAGCTGTATGTGGAGCAGAAGCCAAGAGTCCAGGACCTGctggggagaagcagaaatCGGATCCACCAAGTTTTCGGGTATCTCAcaggagaaatgaaagaatatgAAGAGTGGATGAAAA ATAAGCCCCTAATGGTCCAGCTGGTGGACTGGATCTTGCGAGGGACCTCTCAGGTGATGTTTGTCAACAACCCTCTCAGCGGGCTGATCATTTTAGTGGGGATCTTCATCCAGAGCCCCTGGTGCATGCTCACAGGCTGTACTGGAATGACCGCGTCGACATTAACTGCGCTGGCCCTCAGTCAGGACAG ATCAGCCATTGCAGCTGGGCTGCACGGCTATAATGGGATCTTGGTGGGACTGCTCATAGCCGTCTTCTCTGACAAAGGGGATTACTACTGGTGGCTTCTTCCTCCTGTGGCAGTTATATCGATGGCCTG TCCAATCCTGTCCAGTGCTTTGGGATCCATCTTCAGTAAATGGGACCTTCCTGTTTTCACTCTGCCCTTCAATATTGCAGTGACTTTGTACTTGGCAGCCACAGGTCACTACAACCCCTTCTTCCCTACAACCCTCATCAAGCCTGTAGCATCAGTGCCCAACATCACCTGGTCTGCAATCAATGTGCCACTG ctcttgcaaTCCATCCCAGTCGGTGTTGGTCAAGTGTATGGTTGTGAAAACCCCTGGACTGGCGGCATCTTCCTTGTTGCTTTGCTTATCTCGTCCCCACTTATTTGTTTACATGCTGCAATTGGATCAACAGTGGGGATGTTGGCAG CACTGAGCATTGCATCACCACTTGACAGCATCTACCTTGGCTTACACAATTACAACTGCGCACTCGCGTGCATCGCGATTGGGGGCATGTTCTATGCCTTGACCTGGCAGACTCATTTGCTGGCACTTGCCTGTG CATTATTTTGTGCCTATTCTGGAGCAGCTCTTGCTAATGCCCTATCTGTG cttGGGCTGCCACTCTGCACCTGGCCTTTCTGCTTCTCCGCACTTCTCTTTTTGCTGATCAATTCAGACAACCCAGCCATCTACAAAATGCCCCTCTGCAAAGTCACCTACCCAGAAGCCAACCAGATCTACTACCTGAGAATGAAGAGAAGAGCAtcagagagcaggagagaagagcagaaacGAAAGGAGCAGAAACCCTCCGGCGACTCAAAAATAAGCACAGGAGGCACCCCTCTGTGCACCCCCAAAAACCGCCACGCTTACTGA